A single window of Xylocopilactobacillus apicola DNA harbors:
- a CDS encoding DeoR/GlpR family DNA-binding transcription regulator has protein sequence MLKKERQNLILQAINIKKHVTTAELVEQFHFSEDTIRRDLRELDQKSLIKRVYNGASRIGPAVTGFEQRLSVKTDEKKLLAQAALSFLVEDTVILIDGSTTNYYLVQAIPENFAATFITNSPYLAIQLSSKKNVNVITLGGIFAKRAAVSLGIEAIDAISTFRVNTYVMGIHNLDAENGATFHSQQEAQVKQKMVARSDNVIALSTSDKLGIYSNYVCCAASEINQLITDAHDEQLLQDLKSQKIEITQV, from the coding sequence ATGTTAAAAAAAGAACGACAAAATTTGATTCTTCAAGCAATTAATATAAAAAAGCACGTCACAACCGCTGAATTAGTGGAACAATTTCATTTTTCAGAGGATACTATTAGGCGCGATCTTCGCGAGTTAGATCAAAAAAGCTTAATCAAGAGAGTTTACAACGGGGCATCACGCATTGGTCCTGCTGTGACGGGATTTGAACAACGCTTATCCGTTAAGACTGATGAGAAAAAACTTTTAGCACAAGCGGCTCTAAGTTTTCTGGTTGAAGACACAGTTATTTTGATCGATGGCAGCACTACTAATTATTATTTAGTTCAGGCCATCCCCGAAAATTTCGCCGCGACTTTTATTACTAATTCTCCTTATCTAGCAATCCAACTATCTAGCAAGAAAAATGTTAACGTCATTACTTTAGGAGGAATTTTTGCCAAAAGAGCTGCGGTCAGTTTGGGAATCGAAGCAATTGATGCAATTTCCACTTTTAGAGTGAACACCTATGTGATGGGAATTCATAATTTGGATGCCGAAAACGGCGCAACTTTCCATAGCCAACAAGAAGCTCAGGTCAAACAAAAAATGGTCGCTAGATCTGATAACGTGATTGCTTTATCGACCAGCGACAAATTAGGGATTTACAGTAATTATGTGTGCTGCGCTGCATCTGAAATTAATCAATTAATTACTGACGCCCACGACGAGCAGCTACTTCAAGATTTAAAATCCCAGAAAATTGAAATAACTCAAGTATGA
- a CDS encoding DNA cytosine methyltransferase codes for MEINAVDLFCGLGGLTYGLSSAGINVVAGIDIEKKCSFPYSKNNHAAFIPGDLKEISPDFIDLLYPPDTDIKVLVGCAPCQPFSSYSYRYKGSDQTKNKMDLLHYFGKIVEEIHPDIVSMENVPQLAKEGVFAEFLEVLKNAGYQVDWQIVYAPKYGVPQKRKRLILLASKFGSISLIPPIYQEQNYPTVRMAIGDLPPIQSGARSKIDPMHRSVQLTEINLKRIRQSKPGGTWKDWDQTLLPKAYTKKSGQSYTSIYGRMKWDEPAPTITTKFYGYGNGRFGHPDQDRAISYREGALLQTFPRNYQFFDEEHQLSTKELGIMIGNAVPVKLGEATGKNIIKHIEKRGHDHIS; via the coding sequence ATGGAAATAAACGCAGTAGATTTGTTTTGCGGATTGGGGGGATTAACTTACGGATTATCCTCCGCTGGGATCAATGTTGTTGCTGGGATTGATATCGAGAAGAAATGTAGTTTTCCCTACTCTAAAAATAATCATGCAGCTTTTATTCCAGGAGATCTTAAAGAAATTTCACCAGATTTTATTGATCTTTTATATCCGCCGGATACCGATATTAAAGTTTTAGTTGGATGTGCACCTTGTCAACCATTTTCTTCTTATAGTTATCGCTATAAAGGCAGTGATCAAACTAAGAATAAAATGGATCTTTTGCACTATTTTGGTAAGATTGTTGAAGAAATTCACCCAGATATTGTATCAATGGAGAATGTTCCTCAATTAGCTAAGGAGGGAGTATTTGCTGAATTTCTTGAAGTTTTGAAAAACGCTGGATACCAAGTGGATTGGCAAATCGTTTATGCTCCGAAATATGGTGTTCCCCAAAAAAGAAAACGATTAATTTTGTTAGCTTCAAAGTTTGGGTCAATCTCTTTAATTCCTCCAATTTATCAAGAACAAAATTATCCTACAGTGAGAATGGCAATTGGAGATCTGCCGCCAATTCAATCAGGTGCACGGTCAAAAATTGATCCAATGCATCGGTCAGTTCAATTGACCGAAATTAATTTGAAAAGAATAAGGCAGTCTAAGCCAGGAGGAACCTGGAAAGACTGGGATCAAACCTTACTCCCTAAAGCGTACACCAAAAAGTCAGGCCAATCTTATACCAGCATTTATGGAAGAATGAAGTGGGACGAGCCTGCTCCCACCATTACGACCAAATTTTATGGTTATGGAAACGGCAGATTTGGTCATCCAGACCAAGATCGGGCAATTTCGTATCGGGAAGGAGCGCTATTGCAGACTTTTCCTCGGAATTATCAATTTTTTGATGAAGAACACCAGTTATCAACTAAAGAGTTGGGGATTATGATTGGCAACGCGGTTCCAGTAAAATTGGGTGAAGCAACTGGCAAAAATATTATTAAACACATCGAAAAAAGAGGACATGATCATATCAGTTGA
- a CDS encoding MucBP domain-containing protein: MNSGQNDERILKITKFLSDIKSGKYSGYKIENRDDELVQMTHSALKLDLIAGVKFNEVSDAVVMIDFSNVSLTDKGLEAIKDNQGQITQAASRPQNSAKVVPLNERQTVARPKPVQYDVNAILQQMSPKDQETASSLIQALKEGRSNQLVYSDYLDFFNRNPKFYDYFINAGQNADADAQPATMQPAQAQQPTAQPAAMQPAQAQQPTAQPAAMQPAQGQQPTAQPAAMQPAQAQQPTAQPTAMQPAQAQQPTAQPATMQPAQAQQPTATPDNAANNGIFSPEVQRIISQMESEPKKRPTAKFEPAKEAPVQQPAAPSPKPTLSAEPKTDPIEQQPAEKSYSTSTTPIKETPNVQATEEEAEVVPLATTSEEIEEVSYGKKATAHVEIRYVDQDQNEIAPTLSIQLTSQTASYDVTSYEKKIHDYNFVKADQAKGKITGHEIKVVFHYEAKIAEGNIRVNYVDQQGEKIAEQKIVQGGHIGEFYPLLSDLPEKLVDQIHARCYKLQSILADNDPTDSSLIYFSDHDQNFTAIFRELVPGRITLRYRNLKNQSIGIGERVMENNVQNGDQVAIPLPLVPTGYELDKTLLNGDPVSVGDQFTVSPDQQVVDYVFKRVIADGAIVFNYVDQDGREIARQTTVRGGRYGETYDFESNLPQVIVDRLSEGVYENNPVIKEENENGTIVPAARVIFDNNDHEYSAVFQASEAATITLKFVTTDDNPIPDVTDKVVQGTHYYGDTFIIPNAPAITGFDLNRIMVNNKPAKVDDPIMYDDQEQVVTYVYTIATSTITAHHVDQLGRQIAEDRVITGQIGTSIEQSQLVSLRLNPYFVLSDVLTSGSNYTFTAEPQFITFHYQVDDDLVPDVLNVADVNLINCLDTNGNIIGRVTPSSIHLEQVKVGHVYSVHAPDFAGYHLFSQLDTVRVVWNSEKANDFIIVNHPNGLAFIYQSV, from the coding sequence ATGAACTCAGGCCAGAATGATGAAAGAATTTTAAAAATAACTAAATTTCTGTCCGATATCAAATCAGGCAAATATAGTGGCTATAAGATCGAAAATCGGGACGATGAACTGGTGCAAATGACCCACTCGGCGCTTAAACTTGATTTAATTGCTGGGGTGAAATTTAATGAAGTCAGTGACGCGGTTGTGATGATCGACTTTTCAAACGTTTCTTTGACTGATAAAGGACTAGAAGCCATCAAGGATAATCAAGGACAGATTACTCAAGCTGCTTCGCGGCCCCAAAATTCGGCGAAGGTGGTTCCTTTAAACGAACGGCAGACAGTCGCGCGCCCTAAACCGGTGCAATATGATGTGAATGCGATTCTTCAGCAGATGAGTCCAAAAGATCAAGAGACTGCTTCCAGTTTGATTCAAGCTTTAAAAGAGGGGCGATCCAATCAATTAGTGTATTCAGATTATTTGGATTTCTTTAATCGTAATCCTAAATTTTATGACTACTTTATTAATGCAGGGCAAAATGCTGATGCAGATGCACAGCCTGCTACAATGCAGCCCGCTCAGGCACAGCAACCAACAGCACAGCCTGCGGCAATGCAGCCCGCTCAGGCGCAGCAGCCAACAGCGCAGCCTGCGGCAATGCAACCTGCTCAGGGGCAGCAACCAACAGCGCAGCCTGCGGCAATGCAGCCAGCCCAAGCACAGCAACCGACAGCACAGCCTACGGCAATGCAACCTGCTCAAGCACAGCAACCGACAGCGCAGCCTGCTACAATGCAGCCCGCTCAAGCACAGCAACCGACAGCGACTCCAGACAATGCAGCGAACAACGGAATCTTTTCGCCAGAAGTTCAGCGAATTATTTCGCAAATGGAAAGTGAGCCGAAGAAGCGCCCAACTGCTAAATTTGAACCTGCTAAAGAAGCACCAGTTCAACAGCCCGCTGCGCCTAGTCCTAAGCCAACTTTAAGCGCTGAACCAAAAACCGATCCCATTGAACAACAGCCTGCTGAGAAATCTTATTCTACTTCGACTACACCGATTAAAGAGACGCCAAATGTTCAGGCGACCGAAGAAGAGGCGGAAGTCGTGCCGTTAGCTACTACTTCTGAGGAAATAGAAGAGGTTTCGTATGGGAAAAAGGCAACCGCTCATGTGGAAATCCGTTACGTCGATCAAGATCAAAACGAAATCGCTCCGACGCTCTCGATTCAATTGACGAGCCAAACGGCATCTTACGATGTTACGAGCTACGAAAAGAAGATCCATGATTACAATTTCGTCAAAGCAGATCAAGCTAAAGGCAAAATTACTGGTCATGAGATTAAAGTTGTTTTTCATTACGAAGCAAAAATTGCAGAAGGCAATATTCGGGTCAATTATGTTGACCAGCAGGGTGAGAAGATTGCTGAGCAAAAGATCGTCCAAGGCGGACATATTGGCGAATTTTATCCGTTACTCAGCGACTTGCCAGAAAAATTAGTTGATCAGATTCACGCACGATGCTATAAGTTGCAAAGTATTTTGGCAGATAATGATCCAACGGACTCCTCGCTCATTTATTTCTCTGATCACGATCAGAATTTCACCGCAATTTTCCGCGAATTGGTTCCCGGTCGGATAACGTTACGTTATCGCAATCTCAAGAATCAATCGATTGGCATCGGTGAACGAGTGATGGAGAACAATGTTCAAAACGGCGACCAAGTGGCAATTCCGCTGCCGCTGGTTCCAACGGGTTATGAATTAGATAAGACGCTTTTAAATGGCGATCCAGTTAGTGTTGGTGATCAATTCACTGTTTCACCAGATCAGCAAGTTGTTGATTACGTATTTAAACGAGTTATTGCTGATGGTGCAATTGTTTTCAATTATGTCGATCAAGATGGGCGTGAGATTGCGCGTCAGACGACAGTGCGCGGCGGACGTTACGGCGAAACCTACGATTTTGAAAGCAATTTGCCACAAGTTATTGTTGATCGCTTGAGTGAAGGGGTTTATGAAAATAATCCCGTAATCAAAGAAGAAAACGAAAACGGCACAATTGTACCAGCTGCTAGAGTTATTTTTGATAACAACGATCATGAATACTCGGCTGTATTCCAAGCCAGCGAAGCTGCAACAATCACGCTGAAGTTTGTCACCACTGACGATAATCCAATTCCAGATGTTACAGATAAAGTAGTTCAGGGAACGCATTACTACGGCGATACATTTATTATTCCAAATGCGCCAGCGATTACCGGATTTGATCTCAACCGGATTATGGTTAACAACAAGCCAGCTAAGGTTGACGATCCGATTATGTATGACGATCAAGAACAAGTGGTAACTTATGTGTACACGATTGCGACAAGTACAATTACAGCTCATCACGTAGATCAATTGGGCCGCCAGATTGCCGAAGATCGGGTTATCACGGGTCAAATCGGTACTTCGATTGAACAAAGTCAGCTCGTATCACTGAGGCTTAACCCTTACTTTGTTTTAAGTGATGTGCTAACTAGCGGTAGCAATTACACCTTCACTGCTGAGCCACAGTTCATCACTTTCCACTATCAAGTGGATGATGATTTGGTGCCGGATGTTTTGAATGTAGCAGACGTTAACCTGATCAATTGCCTTGATACCAACGGTAATATCATAGGACGGGTTACGCCAAGTTCAATTCATCTTGAACAAGTTAAAGTTGGTCATGTCTATTCAGTGCATGCTCCCGATTTTGCGGGCTATCATTTATTCAGCCAACTCGATACTGTGCGGGTGGTTTGGAACTCTGAAAAGGCGAATGATTTCATTATTGTCAACCATCCAAACGGGCTGGCCTTCATATATCAATCAGTTTAG
- the pbp4b gene encoding penicillin binding protein PBP4B produces MKKRVKKSFVISALGLMMLGGIYQGAQAVDAASAQEGEGPEGQFQVDQIFPIEEKDDNPEFDTWALLDNAIRKFYGFQGQGEIWLYSNNPNKFNIFINGQRLNLRTMAAGKWVKISISDLTKDGNNSLQVGAKETLTAQDTIKVKLPYPTLVNKASETRNLSNDTFKLMDDLINQEIKYGFSSAQLVVVHNGAIVKESSYGILNSYSETGDRLNAGTRVNKDTLYDLASNTKMYATNFILQQLVSQKRLDLNKKVSEIFPQFQDGPSDQITGKSDLTVRDILMHQAGFPADPQYHNNNYDPKNPSVNKKDANPVYTQKREDVLAKIIATPLDYQPGTKTIYSDVDYMLLGLIIEKVTGQTEDKYAEEQIYKPLGLMHTIYNPLMKGFGQDKIAATELNGNTRGNTIDFDNIRRHTLQGQVHDEKAFYTMKGVSGHAGLFSNASDLAVLTQTIINRGGYANHRLFDEDTLDEFIKPKSTNSSFGLGWRRQASGTYAWAFSPQADASTIGHTGWTGTLTVIDPKTNTAAILLTNERNTPIIDPKKNPNDFVGGHYLIAKYGDVASLAFSGINGDSTESNNQKLLSLTLERYHQIQKNKADQAMADKNDLKAIYETMKLRQSSSELIRQFMASSEGQTLSKYLSN; encoded by the coding sequence ATGAAAAAAAGGGTTAAGAAATCGTTTGTGATTAGTGCGCTGGGGTTGATGATGCTGGGCGGCATTTATCAAGGAGCACAAGCCGTAGATGCAGCGAGCGCTCAAGAGGGGGAGGGTCCTGAAGGACAGTTTCAAGTGGATCAAATTTTTCCAATTGAAGAAAAAGATGATAATCCAGAATTTGATACGTGGGCTCTCTTAGATAACGCAATAAGAAAGTTTTACGGGTTTCAAGGCCAAGGTGAAATCTGGCTATATTCCAACAACCCCAATAAATTTAATATCTTTATTAACGGTCAAAGGCTTAACCTAAGAACAATGGCTGCTGGTAAATGGGTCAAAATCAGCATCAGTGATCTCACAAAAGATGGAAATAATTCGCTACAAGTCGGGGCTAAGGAGACTTTGACGGCGCAAGACACCATAAAAGTTAAATTGCCATACCCGACTTTGGTTAATAAAGCTAGTGAAACTAGGAATCTTTCAAATGATACTTTTAAATTAATGGATGACTTAATTAATCAAGAGATTAAGTACGGATTCAGTTCTGCTCAATTGGTGGTCGTTCATAACGGTGCGATAGTCAAAGAAAGTTCCTATGGAATTTTAAATTCATACAGTGAAACGGGAGATCGGTTGAACGCTGGCACGCGAGTCAATAAAGACACTCTTTATGATCTTGCTTCTAATACTAAAATGTATGCCACTAATTTTATTTTGCAGCAACTAGTGTCTCAAAAGAGACTGGACTTAAATAAGAAAGTTAGCGAAATTTTCCCGCAATTCCAAGATGGTCCTAGCGATCAAATTACTGGTAAGTCTGATTTGACGGTTCGCGATATTTTGATGCATCAAGCTGGGTTTCCTGCGGATCCGCAATATCATAATAATAACTACGATCCTAAGAATCCATCAGTAAACAAAAAAGATGCAAATCCAGTCTATACTCAAAAGCGTGAAGACGTATTGGCGAAGATTATTGCGACGCCGCTTGATTACCAACCAGGAACCAAAACAATTTATTCGGATGTAGATTATATGTTGCTGGGGCTCATCATCGAAAAAGTTACTGGCCAAACTGAAGATAAATATGCCGAAGAGCAGATTTATAAACCGTTGGGCTTGATGCATACAATTTATAATCCGCTGATGAAGGGCTTTGGTCAAGACAAGATTGCCGCAACCGAATTAAATGGTAATACGCGGGGGAATACGATTGATTTTGACAACATCCGGCGCCACACTCTTCAAGGTCAAGTTCATGACGAGAAAGCTTTTTATACTATGAAAGGTGTTAGCGGGCATGCGGGGTTGTTTAGCAATGCTTCTGACTTGGCAGTTTTGACCCAGACGATTATTAATCGGGGCGGATATGCAAATCATCGGCTCTTCGATGAAGATACATTGGATGAATTTATTAAACCAAAATCTACTAATAGCAGTTTTGGCCTTGGTTGGCGGCGTCAGGCATCAGGTACGTATGCGTGGGCTTTCTCGCCGCAAGCTGATGCCAGTACGATTGGGCATACTGGTTGGACCGGAACGTTGACGGTAATTGATCCGAAGACCAATACGGCGGCAATTCTATTAACAAATGAGCGAAACACGCCGATTATTGATCCGAAGAAAAATCCTAATGATTTCGTTGGTGGGCATTATTTAATTGCCAAGTACGGTGATGTAGCAAGTTTAGCTTTTTCTGGGATCAACGGGGATTCTACAGAATCCAACAATCAAAAGTTGTTGAGCTTAACACTTGAGCGGTATCACCAGATTCAAAAGAATAAAGCAGATCAAGCGATGGCTGATAAGAATGACTTAAAGGCAATTTATGAAACGATGAAACTGCGCCAAAGCTCAAGCGAATTGATTCGCCAGTTTATGGCGTCGTCAGAAGGTCAAACTTTGAGCAAGTATTTGTCTAATTAA
- a CDS encoding helix-turn-helix domain-containing protein — protein MSKKFNAQERMEVINWTVEHDKNYNEAIRKFGCTYQQVYTWVKRYEELGDEGLVDHRHEPKSLNNPEIYKLQSEIKDLKNELDDQKIVKLLEKKSQPTERRDQD, from the coding sequence ATGTCGAAAAAATTTAATGCACAAGAACGAATGGAAGTCATCAATTGGACTGTTGAACATGACAAGAACTATAACGAGGCAATCAGGAAATTTGGATGTACTTACCAGCAAGTCTATACCTGGGTTAAACGCTACGAAGAGTTAGGAGATGAAGGGCTCGTTGATCACCGCCATGAACCTAAATCACTTAATAACCCTGAAATTTATAAACTACAATCTGAGATCAAAGATCTTAAGAACGAACTGGATGATCAGAAGATTGTGAAATTACTTGAAAAAAAATCGCAGCCTACAGAAAGGAGGGATCAAGACTAA
- a CDS encoding IS3 family transposase: MQSDPPPNLGRISIKRLTELAQISRRAYYYWLKGGRSKGDNEDEFNELLLNRIKIFFEKSHQTKGYLSMTAELNVWLRSMRLPQVNHKRVQRLMRQAGLHSVIRRKTQREAKIKADYVVENILNREFTRSNINEVWVSDSTQVQYGKRAGRKIWLCGVLDLYSGELLGWSLSQKKTTQAAIIAFDQAFERFPLAHPLVHTDRGSAYTSFEFRNYLDDHQVPQSMSRPGTPHDNAVIESFWSQFKTEWLLPRTRQIDNLAELANLINDGLNYFMTERRTLKHQGLTPFELRETILKKN, translated from the coding sequence CTGCAAAGTGATCCCCCGCCCAATTTAGGCCGAATTTCAATTAAACGCCTAACCGAGCTCGCCCAAATCAGTCGACGAGCTTATTACTATTGGCTTAAAGGTGGACGCAGCAAAGGTGACAACGAAGACGAATTTAACGAGCTCCTATTAAATCGCATCAAAATTTTCTTTGAGAAGAGTCATCAAACCAAAGGATATCTCAGCATGACAGCCGAGCTCAACGTGTGGTTGCGCTCTATGCGCCTGCCCCAAGTCAATCACAAGCGCGTCCAGCGCTTAATGCGCCAAGCCGGCCTCCACTCGGTGATCAGACGTAAAACTCAGCGCGAGGCAAAGATCAAAGCCGACTACGTCGTCGAAAATATTTTGAACCGCGAATTTACCCGCAGCAATATCAATGAAGTATGGGTCAGCGACTCCACGCAGGTCCAATACGGCAAACGCGCTGGGAGAAAAATTTGGCTTTGTGGCGTGCTTGACCTTTATAGCGGCGAGTTGCTGGGGTGGTCTCTTAGCCAAAAGAAGACGACCCAAGCAGCTATTATCGCTTTTGATCAAGCCTTTGAGCGCTTTCCTTTAGCGCACCCTTTGGTTCACACCGATCGTGGCTCAGCTTACACGTCATTTGAATTTCGAAACTATTTAGATGATCATCAGGTCCCCCAAAGCATGTCCCGGCCTGGCACACCGCACGACAACGCCGTGATCGAATCTTTTTGGAGCCAGTTTAAAACTGAGTGGCTCCTGCCAAGAACCAGACAAATTGATAATCTAGCTGAATTGGCCAACCTTATCAACGACGGGCTGAACTATTTCATGACCGAACGCCGGACTTTAAAGCACCAGGGCCTAACCCCTTTCGAGCTAAGAGAGACTATTTTGAAAAAAAATTAA